The DNA segment TCCACGTGTTTCACTTCACACTTCCTTCTTTTCGTCGTATTCATCCCTTTTCAAGTTTAATTATTGCACCTTCTCTTACACGgtcacatacatttttttcaattttgcacctgtaacacagtcagtataacactcaaacgggtttcgaaaaggcgctcttttcgatacgcgtttcaagaacatttacttacatttttaatgttggcagtgactcatagTGAGTTGTTATTACGTGatcctagcattatgttttgaaccttttttaaatttaaggggcaaaatagaaaaaatattgtattatactcgtttttgtaatttgcctccatttcgattctctaatagacatattaacgaacgcgacgtcatcatctgggatgtccttatagccattatttcacggaacattttacgaaaatttttaggttggcaaaacttgattcgtcatgcgtgtcagtttaaattacaaaatgtgcaaaggattatttatcaggatttatcaagcaacaaattcgcgaccgtatttttgggaatttcacgtatttcagagggcgtacatgaaagattatctttcatattcgtgttttgtgacagaatttggataaaacaaaaggcgactttgaagacttgatcaaattttcacttttaaaattaagacattaccaaccgccacgaaaatccctaaatcgaggaaagtaaacatttttgtttaaaaacggctcaaaaagggcaaattacaaaaaatagtataaaaaactcgtttcataagaccttgaagcactcattctttaaaataactcgtggctacgccactcgttttttaatcttgaattcgtgcttcaagactggtcttatgaaacttgtcttttaatatactattttgtaatttgcctccattttgattctttaatagacatattaacgaacgcgacgtcatcatctgggatgtccttatagccattatttcacggaacattttacgaaaatttttaggttggcaaagcttgattCGTCATGCGtctcagtttaaattacaaaatgtgcaaagaattatttatcaggatttatcaagcaacaaattcgcgaccgtatttttgggaatttcacgtatttcagcgggcgtacatgaaagattatctttcatatttgtgttttgtgacagaatttggataaaacaaaaggcgactttgaagacttgatcaaattttcacttttaaaattaagacattaccaaccgccacgaaaatccctaaatcgaggaaagtaacatttttgtgtaaaaacggcttaaaaagggcaaattacaaaaaattgtataaaaaaattcgtttcataagaccttgaagcactcattctttaaaataactcgtggctacgccactcgttttttaatcttgaattcgtgcttcaagactgctcttatgaaacttgtcttttaatatacaacttataagccattttgtcgcacttgtttgctttatagcactcgtcgctgcgctcctcgtgctctaaaaaacgcgtgcgacaaaatggtgtcttataaaacttgtataataaattactattctAAACCTCCAAAATTTCCCCATTCAATCCATGACCTTCAGTTATCTATTAGATAACGGCAAACAATCGCAAAGGTCGTAtcaattgtcatttttatcAGTTATGCACTCAAGTATCAAAAATGTAAACTATAAAATCAAAGGTAGGTATTTCACAGgcacaataattttgttttttatttattattcaccTGAAACAgttgttttctttgtttttacaTCTTCAAACCAGTCAGCTTAGAATTTTCTTGTATCCACTTTCGACGCATCTACTCTAATaataatgtaattaaaaaaaaaaattaaattaatccgGTTTTTTGATGAATGAATTAATATCATAATTCTGTTATCAAGGCCGTGTTCCTGTGAACACCGGAGAGCCATCCTGTTCAGGAGCAGTGACTTCTCTGCACAACTCTATCAAAACTTATCCGGATAAAGGCGCTACCACCAACGCTCCAAGAAGTTTGAGGGTCTCTCTGATGCCCCACCAGAAATCGGCTCTGGCGTGGTTACTCTGGCGCGAAACGCAAACGCCTCCTGGTGGTATACTGGCCGATGACATGGGTCTGGGTAAAACAATAATGATGATCGCTCACGTGCTGAAGTGCAAAGAAGAAGAGGTGAAAGCGAAGCGTGGGGCGGCTTCTACAGGAGGCACTCTAGTGGTGTGTCCGGCAAGCGTGATGAACCAGTGGGAAGCCGAAGTGAAGCAGACCACAGACGGATCCCTGTCGGTGAACGTCCATCACGGGCCCCGCCGAGAGACCAACGCCAAGAGGTACAACCGTTCATTGCTTTgcgaattttttgtaaaagagTACCGCCAGCCTGTCCCGGTACGACTTGGTCTTGACCACCTACGGCATCGTCCGCAGCGAGAGCAACAAGAACGGCGCCGTCACCGGAGTTAAGTGGCGGCGCATCATCCTCGACGAGGCCCACCAGATCCGCAACGACGAGTCGCTAACAGCCGAGGCGGTGTGCAGGCTGTCGGCGCAGTCCCGCTGGGCGCTGACCGGGACTCCAGTTCACAACAAAGACAAAGACATGTACTCTATGTTGAAGTTCCTGCGGTGCCCTCTTCTCGGCAACGCACAGGTGAGACTCCCCCCGGAATCGACGAAATGTACCTATTTTTCTGTTGCAGGCGTGGAAGCGTTGGGTCGAAGATAAAGAGGACCAGAAGCGACTCCATGCGGTGATCTCGTCGCTGATGTTGCGCAGAACAAAGGAGGAGATGGTAGAAAAGGGACTTCTGCAGACTCTGCCGGAAAAGAAGTTGGAGATGGTCAAGTTCCAGCTGGACAAGGACGAGATGGTAGTCTATTTGACGGTCCTGGCCCACTCCAAGACGCTGTTCTGGAAGTTTCTCGAGCAAAAAGGCTTGAAAAGAGACTTTGCATGCGAAGTTTTGGTCGAAAAGTTGCAAAAAGGGTTGCAAACTAAGACAGTGACAAAGACCACGATTTTTGTCCTGTTGCTTAGACTCAGGCAGATTTGTTGCCACCCTTGTTTGATCATGCAGGTAAATAATTGGCGGTTGTGAGTAGAgattttgctaaaaatgtatcAAGAAGCTGCCAGAGAGCGACAATCAGAGAGGGCCGCAAAGCCCGGGGGTGCTACCACAGTTGAAGGACATCGGTAGCGCAGGCAACGGGACTTCGGCTCTAGATCCAACAGACCCGATCTTTCGAGAAGACCATCAAAGCACCAAAGTAAATCAATTTTGTACAAGATTATTGTTAATCTTTCCAGCATCGTAGTCATAGATCGTAGTCGGGtgtgaaatttgacatttgacatctcGCACTTGTCAGTTTTGCTGTTTTCACCGTTTAAGATTTAGTTTTAACTGTTCGTGACAATTTTTAAGACCACCACGATGTTGGAACATTTTAGAAATCAAACTCGCTAGTTCACAATTGCAGATCAAAGTTTTATTAGacttgttgaaaataaaagtgtctCGAGGAGACAAGGCGATAGTGGTTTCGCAATGGACAAGTCTCTTGGGGTTGGTGTCGACGCACATCACCAAAGAAAAAATCCCGATTGATACTCTGGATGGTTCTGTCGAGGTGAAGAAGAGAATGTCCATCGTGGACAACTTTAACAATCCAAAGAGCAAGACCAAGGTGTTGCTGTTGTCGCTGACTGCAGGCGGAGTCGGTTTGAATTTGGTGGGCGCCAATCACTTGTTCATACTGGATTTGCACTGGAACCCCCAGTTGGAGAACCAGGCGCAAGACAGGATCTACAGGATGGGACAGATCAAGCCGGTTTTTGTGTACAGGTTTATGGCACTCGGTACCATCGAGGAACGAATCAAAGAGTTGCAGGATATGAAAATGGAATTTGCCAATTCGATGTTTAAGGGCTCAAAGCAAGTACTGGACGACAACTTGTCTCTGCAGGACCTGCAACTGCTCTTTAAGTAACTCCAGTCGGTTGTGTTGGACATGTATTTAAGATTTATCgtattgttgaaaaataaagttttccGTAACTGTTGTTGAATGGTCTTGTGATTCCCGTTATTGTATTTGACTGAGTCACGTGTCACAACAATAGCTGCCAATGTCGATACCGACCGATCGAGGTAAATATCGAAATTGACTTTTCTCGCTTGTTTGAAAAGATCCGCAGTTAGAGGTCATAAtcatttgtaaatatttagagaAAGTTGTGTTGATGATGGGTGTACAGTCGTTGCGTCGCTAAATTACCAGAAAAATTCCGATTTCATTTCTACCGCAGCTCACCGGATTTAGCGCTTCAGGAAATAGACCGGAGCCGCAAGGGACTCATTATGGCCCTTcgtttttttaacaatgtaAACTAATAAGTATTTCACTTTACTCACTGTATTATCAGTAGGTAAGAGATTATcacattttccaaaataatctcttgtttTTTACACCGACTGttctatattattttttaatttatcccTCGTCTAGTCGTCTCATTGCCACTTCTCTGCTCCTGCTGAAAAGGTCCTTTGTGTCCCtttcacattaattttacCTAACTTCTCTTCTCACTGACTGGACagtgaataaaattaaaatagtaccgggtaacttttaatgattgagacAAATTTAGTAGGTTGGCACTCCAGAAAAAttggtactattgcgggcaaaaaaagtgggacatcaaatttctgtcagttttgaaaaattcgtgtagttcaagctttattgtcatttcttttgacactattccagctgacagtttacaacatttattttatactcctattttccttttccaaatgccctctttttttgataaaggtagatttttattggaactttgcattaaataaatattcactaggTGCTTTACTTACAAtcacaatcattccctacaacctacagtAGATAATGACAACCAGTGACGGCTCGTGTTCCGCGAATATGGGTCGGCCGAACATGAGTAGATCGGTAAAGCTCTAATTAGTCAATTTAACTTTTTGATAGGCATCCGCATGGCAAATGTAggtgcataattaaaaaaaattcacatagCAAAACAAGAGCAAGTTACtattgcgagcaaaaaaagagggacatcaacgtcattgtcttgcctttttatgtgaaataacccttatctgattctaaccctactttgaattgattgacgttgtcattaaggcTCGCGTTTACCTGAAAGAAATTTCGAACTTGATGTACAGTGGGTCctctatttacaaatttatattttggtcAAACCTCCTTGGGTCAAACAAACCGAGGACGCAGGTACCTTGAATTGGTCACAGACGCTCAGTAGGGGGTAGAGGATTACGATTACGATCCTGTCCTGTTCCGTACCTAAATAcggagataaaataaaattttgtgttggAACGACAAGTCCTACAATGCCAAATCTGAATTGGCTTTGGCTGCACTGCAAACTGTTGTTTcattccattttattattagctggacagacgttgtcttgtccaatCCAAATTTCAGCAAATTAGTTTGTgatgatgatttattttcttccattaaatttgaaattacaatgaatctcaaggtgttttatttacatttcgattgcaagatcgatgttcaagtGAACAATCCGACAGTGAAATAAATTGgtatagaaataaaacaactacatttgttggacagatcgcgaaacaacacaaaagtaaaaacggatgtaattttaatttagggtggaatgcgtttttccagatttttctccaaattttccaaaaacattttttaaattgatttccATCCCGGGAAcaaaccgaacaaaaaaaaagagaatcaaTTACAAATGTCGTCAGTAATGATCGagagtgcatacaaaaattaaaatttttgaagtttgtccgaattttccgactttcctttgtatttctcccatttttttttttaacaaaaagagaattaaattttaaaaaattaaaaatattgagctaagaattaattttattattttttgtaggtacATAATATACCTACAATTTGATCGTATAGGACATTTTCTGACTTTGAAAGCCCGACTAATAAAactacagtgagcggcaaaagtatggaataaattccttaaaaattaaacaaattttttttcaaaaagatctttggacaggtcaattttagtttataaaaatacatattttagtaccaaagaaaattccaagcagtcatttgttttcgagttatgacgtcatcgatggtttttttaaatggaaacgccctatttttttttcttgattctgatatcccttttaattgtctaaatgacagtataaaaattttgttatcttacataaggaaatttttaagaaaaaaaataataaagttggaaaaattaaattttataaagaacaaaaacaagtcaaaaaatcaagtaggtaaatcaaacagtcaaatgttactgtcaatttcattcgtatgtgttatttgttttacaaaacgttttcgaaaatgactcatttatcagaaacacaacgtatagaaatttcaattttgattgggtgtgGATAAAACTAGAGAAAActaaacagggggaatttcttcataaacttgcttattgtcaacaagctggaggatggcaattcgaacattgaattccataattttaagtacttactaacacagtttttgactcgtttttgtttgttataaaatttattttttcaactttattttttttttctcaaaaatttccttatgtaagataacaaaatttttatactggcgtttagacaattaaaaggcctatcagaatcaagaacaaaaatagggggtttctatttaaaaaaaactatcgatgacgtcataactcgaaaacaaatgactgcttggaattttattttgtattaaaatatgtatttttataaactaaaattgacctgtccaaagatttttttgaaaaaaaatttgtttaatttctgtataatattcaccaaatATAGGGAGCAGCATTGTGTAGTTCTGTAATTGTATTTTC comes from the Tenebrio molitor chromosome 9, icTenMoli1.1, whole genome shotgun sequence genome and includes:
- the LOC138138932 gene encoding transcription termination factor 2-like isoform X1, whose amino-acid sequence is MTFSYLLDNGKQSQRSYQLSFLSVMHSSIKNVNYKIKGRVPVNTGEPSCSGAVTSLHNSIKTYPDKGATTNAPRSLRVSLMPHQKSALAWLLWRETQTPPGGILADDMGLGKTIMMIAHVLKCKEEEVKAKRGAASTGGTLVVCPASVMNQWEAEVKQTTDGSLSVNVHHGPRRETNAKSLSRYDLVLTTYGIVRSESNKNGAVTGVKWRRIILDEAHQIRNDESLTAEAVCRLSAQSRWALTGTPVHNKDKDMYSMLKFLRCPLLGNAQAWKRWVEDKEDQKRLHAVISSLMLRRTKEEMVEKGLLQTLPEKKLEMVKFQLDKDEMVVYLTVLAHSKTLFWKFLEQKGLKRDFACEVLVEKLQKGLQTKTVTKTTIFVLLLRLRQICCHPCLIMQKLPESDNQRGPQSPGVLPQLKDIGSAGNGTSALDPTDPIFREDHQSTKIKVLLDLLKIKVSRGDKAIVVSQWTSLLGLVSTHITKEKIPIDTLDGSVEVKKRMSIVDNFNNPKSKTKVLLLSLTAGGVGLNLVGANHLFILDLHWNPQLENQAQDRIYRMGQIKPVFVYRFMALGTIEERIKELQDMKMEFANSMFKGSKQVLDDNLSLQDLQLLFK
- the LOC138138932 gene encoding transcription termination factor 2-like isoform X3; translation: MEDGNVKRGRVPVNTGEPSCSGAVTSLHNSIKTYPDKGATTNAPRSLRVSLMPHQKSALAWLLWRETQTPPGGILADDMGLGKTIMMIAHVLKCKEEEVKAKRGAASTGGTLVVCPASVMNQWEAEVKQTTDGSLSVNVHHGPRRETNAKSLSRYDLVLTTYGIVRSESNKNGAVTGVKWRRIILDEAHQIRNDESLTAEAVCRLSAQSRWALTGTPVHNKDKDMYSMLKFLRCPLLGNAQAWKRWVEDKEDQKRLHAVISSLMLRRTKEEMVEKGLLQTLPEKKLEMVKFQLDKDEMVVYLTVLAHSKTLFWKFLEQKGLKRDFACEVLVEKLQKGLQTKTVTKTTIFVLLLRLRQICCHPCLIMQKLPESDNQRGPQSPGVLPQLKDIGSAGNGTSALDPTDPIFREDHQSTKIKVLLDLLKIKVSRGDKAIVVSQWTSLLGLVSTHITKEKIPIDTLDGSVEVKKRMSIVDNFNNPKSKTKVLLLSLTAGGVGLNLVGANHLFILDLHWNPQLENQAQDRIYRMGQIKPVFVYRFMALGTIEERIKELQDMKMEFANSMFKGSKQVLDDNLSLQDLQLLFK
- the LOC138138932 gene encoding transcription termination factor 2-like isoform X2, with translation MTFSYLLDNGKQSQRSYQLSFLSVMHSSIKNVNYKIKGRVPVNTGEPSCSGAVTSLHNSIKTYPDKGATTNAPRSLRVSLMPHQKSALAWLLWRETQTPPGGILADDMGLGKTIMMIAHVLKCKEEEVKAKRGAASTGGTLVVCPASVMNQWEAEVKQTTDGSLSVNVHHGPRRETNAKSLSRYDLVLTTYGIVRSESNKNGAVTGVKWRRIILDEAHQIRNDESLTAEAVCRLSAQSRWALTGTPVHNKDKDMYSMLKFLRCPLLGNAQAWKRWVEDKEDQKRLHAVISSLMLRRTKEEMVEKGLLQTLPEKKLEMVKFQLDKDEMVVYLTVLAHSKTLFWKFLEQKGLKRDFACEVLVEKLQKGLQTKTVTKTTIFVLLLRLRQICCHPCLIMQLPESDNQRGPQSPGVLPQLKDIGSAGNGTSALDPTDPIFREDHQSTKIKVLLDLLKIKVSRGDKAIVVSQWTSLLGLVSTHITKEKIPIDTLDGSVEVKKRMSIVDNFNNPKSKTKVLLLSLTAGGVGLNLVGANHLFILDLHWNPQLENQAQDRIYRMGQIKPVFVYRFMALGTIEERIKELQDMKMEFANSMFKGSKQVLDDNLSLQDLQLLFK
- the LOC138138932 gene encoding transcription termination factor 2-like isoform X4, with the protein product MASNKVKLGRVPVNTGEPSCSGAVTSLHNSIKTYPDKGATTNAPRSLRVSLMPHQKSALAWLLWRETQTPPGGILADDMGLGKTIMMIAHVLKCKEEEVKAKRGAASTGGTLVVCPASVMNQWEAEVKQTTDGSLSVNVHHGPRRETNAKSLSRYDLVLTTYGIVRSESNKNGAVTGVKWRRIILDEAHQIRNDESLTAEAVCRLSAQSRWALTGTPVHNKDKDMYSMLKFLRCPLLGNAQAWKRWVEDKEDQKRLHAVISSLMLRRTKEEMVEKGLLQTLPEKKLEMVKFQLDKDEMVVYLTVLAHSKTLFWKFLEQKGLKRDFACEVLVEKLQKGLQTKTVTKTTIFVLLLRLRQICCHPCLIMQKLPESDNQRGPQSPGVLPQLKDIGSAGNGTSALDPTDPIFREDHQSTKIKVLLDLLKIKVSRGDKAIVVSQWTSLLGLVSTHITKEKIPIDTLDGSVEVKKRMSIVDNFNNPKSKTKVLLLSLTAGGVGLNLVGANHLFILDLHWNPQLENQAQDRIYRMGQIKPVFVYRFMALGTIEERIKELQDMKMEFANSMFKGSKQVLDDNLSLQDLQLLFK